A region of the Thamnophis elegans isolate rThaEle1 chromosome 1, rThaEle1.pri, whole genome shotgun sequence genome:
AAAATAATTTGCCATAAGAGGGCTTATATAACAACAAAAGCAACAGCAATTGAACAGATACATCCTGAATAAAAAAGTGTGAGCAGATCTAAACTACTTTAAAACAAAGGATTAATTCAGAAAAACAATCAACTAGAAAAGTCAGCTGCTTGCTGGCAATAAAATCTCTTTGAATAAAGGAAGAGTGAAACTTAGTATAGCACATGCCTTGGAAGACGGCAACCCCAAGTTTTAATTTCTAGCAACTCCAAAATGTTAAAGAGTGTAGTCAGCTATGTGGAACAATGAACTGTCTTAGGAGAAATGATATTTTTATTTGGTAGgcatcaggagtgggttctggcagtcactactgccattTCGCTTGTGTACTCTTGATAATAAAAATTGCTctccgcatgcgcagaagcaaaaaacaagaagaaatcaGGATAATCAGTTCAGGGGGCATGGCAGGcaccaaactactactggtttggctgaaccggtctgaaccagtaggaacccaccactggtaggcatATATAACCATAATCCAGGCTATATTTATCCCATCGCAACAATCCTGTGTGGCGGAATGGACTGAGAGTTATTAGCCAAAAGTGAGTTTCTGTGGTAGAAAGTCAAGTAAAAATATGAGCTTTCATAGTCAGTGTGTTCCTAGTCTAACAGCCTCCCAGTTTGACTTCGCATAAGAGTGCTTCCTATGACTCTCTCTTATGCAATGAGTAATCAAGCTATGATCATAGAGAATTCTCTTAGATATTATTTCCCTGCTGTTGCTTGAATTTCTCCATGAAAGCTATTAGGTTACTCCTCATAGGTTGTGAATCATGAGGGAGTGATGGGCAGAAATCGTTGGAGATAAATGGTCTCTTAGAGATCAGGCTCTGTGACacaaagggctttaaagataactAGTATTTTGAATTCCACTCAAAAGTCAATAGGTACTAGTGCAGCTTGACTCATACAAGCATAATATATATCATTGCCTGCACTGCTGAATTCTGGATCAACTACAGTATAGATTCTGGACAGTCATCAAAGTGCAGCACTATGTAGAGCTCATTACAGTTATTGAAAACATGAGATTCCCTCTAAACGGGTGGTTGAGTTCATTGTGGGAAAAGAAATTTGGCCAGCAATTTGTTTGTTGTTGCAGAGGCAAAAATGGCTTCTTTCTTTGGTTTCATTTTGGTCtaacttgggggaaaaaaaaatgatagccATGGTAAAAAATGACCCCCAAAATATTTTACACATGACCATATTGTGTATATGTGTGAGTGAGAAAGAATATTGAAATCAAAATTCTTAAATTGTTTTacattttcaaagaaagtttGCATCAAGACTAAACACATTAAACAAGTTCATATGAATTAGATCACTGATCTTTTAGCACCATATCTCTTTTGCAAAAATGATTTTCTAATCATTATAGTAAGTTTGATTGTCATTGGCTTAATTACTTATGCAGGCAGCCAAGATACTCAAAGTAGCAGCATTATTGCATTTATCTACCCCCCCACCTTATAATACAATATTGCCAAATGCTAAATTTAAACAAAGCTGTAATGATCTAGTTAATATGAGGTCTGATAGTGCCTATAATGTTTAGCAGTGATTGTTCTGTGTTGTATTCTATTATAACTTAAagtgaaacaaaaatatttttttaaaatgcttaaaatgaaggtttattattatttggaaGTTTAACATCTGCTGAAGTTAGCAGTGGTCTTTGATTTGGTACCTAAGATTTGCACAGTAAATATTATTCATGACTGTAATTCTATTCAAACAGTTTACGAATAAAGGCTTTTTTGCAGGACTCAACATTTTCATAGGCTTTTTTCTCCGTAATAATTTCATGGGTTTCTTTTCTATAGGAGGAATCTCCTTGGGAGTTTTCAATCCCCTTGCCAAACTGATATGTTCAGTGCAGAAATACTTGATATCTTCTTGCGACAAATAATAAGCATATTTTCAGACAAGTCCATACATCGAGCATGGACCCAGTGACCCTCACCATTTGAACAAAATATCATGGCTGGTTTGTTGAGTTCTGTGGAGTAAAAGGGCACCCAGGTGTTGATGTCAACATCACAATCTGCACAGCAGTGATCCAGTAGCCTGATTCAGACTCATTTTCATTGTCATCTTCATTACAGGTGTCAGTATCTATGTCAAAGCTGAAAGTGAACTCCTCTGAATCTTCAAAAGGAGTGGACTCTCCAGCATCTTCTGTAGAGCTCTGACTACATACTTGTGCCATCTGTTCTAAGTTCTGATCATTTCTACTTGGCATTTTAATATGTAGAAATAGTTTTGCATCTGAATCAGTTGCCTATTGTCTCCTGGTATACCAAATAAAATGGATCCATTTCCCATATCACTCCCAAACCATATCTTGCAGTGCTGATATCTGGGGTCCATTCTGGTGCCTCTGGTTTCCACTATCTCTATTTTGTTATCATCTAGGTGATAGTATTACAAATCATCCTTTTCATGGTTGTCAGAATAGTACCTCCAACAACAACAAATTCCTTTTCTCTGGTCTGTGTCATGATGGCACTGGAGACTGAGATTCCCCCAGGCAAAATTACACAGCTCACTGCTGGACTGCCTAAGGGaagatcaatttttattttatagaaatTGGGAGGTCTGATATTATTTTCCGAGGAATGTCCTCCTATGATATAGACTATATCATTTTGGACAACagagagatgaaaagaaaagccgttctgaaattctggaagagcATATGAAGTACAGCATCCGAATCAGATCAACCAGAAATATATGTGGCATACAATCAATAACACTATTCCACTTTTCAGTTGTCCTCTGCCCAAGAGATAAGTAAGATCTTCCTCCATTATAACTATCATAGTTTTGCCTAGACTGTGAACCACATTAACAGTATGGCCATATCTGCCTTCAGGGACCCTCCCGACCAATTCTTTTTCAGTACATGTAAATGTGACTTTTTTGTTATTCTTGCTAGCTGGACATATAACATACAGTTTATCAGAAAGTTCGTTGTTTGGTGTTTTCCCTCCATGGATGAGATATTGCATTTCTCTGACTCTTCAATAGGGCAAATAGCAGGATATCGTAGGGGAGGAAGGTAGCAGGAATCCTTGGAAAAGTATGCTGGCTTCAGTTTAAGTTCATCCTTTTGAAATCAAGAAGGAACACCCCAGTAGGACAGGATCTCTTTGGCCAGCCCTTCTGCCCAAATAGGAAAACTTGTCCATCAAAGttcatcaaagaaaaaccaggttGAATCAGAGAAGAATTGTTGATGGTTGGTATCATCTGAAGAGACATCTTGTCTGGCAAAGAAGTCATGCTGTTGTCTATTTCTGAGAAACAGAGAACAGAACACAACCATAGGATTACAAATTAGTTGCCAACCATAGGATTATCAATTCAGTTGTATGACATCGCCTGAACGAATGCAATACATTCTACATGGAGCTGTCCTTGAAAACTTTCTAGAAATTGCAACTAGTACAAAATATGGCATTTAGGCTGTTGACTGATCAAAGGGACAAGAATAATATGAATCACATTTAAATATCTGAACTGACTATTAATATCTACTGGGCACAATTTAAGATATTGCTGTTAACCTTCAAAGTCCTGAATGGCTTCAGCTTAACTTTCTGAGGGTTTCCTTCTCCTCTACTGACAATTTGCCTATTTACTTATATGAGTGTGAAAGACCCTTTGACAGATGCTCAGAAATCTGGTACGTGATTTAGGGGTGTGTCCTGTGTTGTTCCAGACTATGGGAACCTTTCCACAGAGAGGTTTTTTTTGCTTCCCATTGTCTCCCTATTTAGGGCAATGGCAAAAATGCATCTCTTTCATCAAGTTTTTTAATTGATAATTAAACAGAAATATGGGCTTTAtacttaataatgataataatagcagcagcagcagcaaacgaCTATCTTGTGACCCCAACATCATTACTTTCAACTGAATAtcttatgatttttttcttaattcgTTAAGAAAATGCTAAGAAcctggcaagaaaagtggtaaatgAATAACCAAAATAAGATGCAATAGAGAGAGATTGGGCTATCTCTCTTAGTTCTGCTGCAGAGGAATAAATATTTAGTGAGGTTTTACAGGAGCAGGACAATAATATAACCATGTATACCCCTTTTTGTTCAGCTGAATGAAAAGAGAGGGAAGATTGGAAACAATAAATGAACAGCAGGACTGATCCTTCAAATTGGATCAGTTCTGCAGCCAGATGTTGAGGAAAGAGGAACTTGGACTACACAAACTGTCCTCAAGCTAAAGCCTTGGCTTATGTAGACCTCATCCTTCTGGTACTTTCCATGTATAATTTATACTGAAACCAAAAGGATATGGATGAGAGAACTGCCATAATCTTCCACAACTCCCTTTCATTTCAAAGATAAGGCCATTATACTAAGACAAATCTAACGCTCACTAAATAGTAATGTGTGCATGTTTCATGTTCCCTTTTCTCACAATCAGAACTATTTTTTTGGTGAGGATTACATtaagaaaattcattttgtttttatgctGGTTAGTTGTAGTTTCATGATATGTTGGAAAAACGATCTATGAAACAGGCTTCATTTTCATATTGGCTCACATCTTTTACAGGAATTGTTTGGGCTGGGCAATTCAGTTTcatatacatacaatatattctcctttattccCCTCCCAGATGGCTGGATAAGGAATGAACCAGATTTAGGTTGATTCCAAATTATAATAAGTATGAATGGTTGCAAAGATGCCATTAACTCTATATTCTTAACTTGTGGCATTCCTTAACCTGTTGCTAAATCTCATTTCCAGCACAAAACTTGGAAGTGAGTTCAACAAAACCTGAAGGACAATATGCCTTCTGCTCTACTTAAGGAACATGACCATATATGTATGGGCTAAATAACCTACCACTCTACTTTTACTATATCATTATTATTTGTATGTGTGATGGAtttaacagaatcatttttttcatgAGACAATGACCCTTGCCCTACAGGAAGGCCAACGAGATAGTTGATGAATATTGAATTCGAATGAAGTAATGCTGGCACTTACATTGGAAGATAATTGACCTAACCCTACAGATTTGGAGTAACAAATGTCTTTTATTCCATGGGGAAGAAATCATTGTAAGACTTGGGACTGAAAATGAGCAAGGAGCCTCAATTAAGATCTTTTCACATGGATACTGTTCTCATTTTAGAAGAATGGGTGTGAGCcctccttcaaatttcctttcatTAGTTCTTCTATTAATTTATAATGCTTTTACATAAAGACAGATTACATAACACTATATGACACTAGCCTTCTCTAATTCCCAGATAAATAGGGTGGCAGGTTTGCCAGGAGTGAGATGCACAGTGCAAATGCACTACTTAACCTTCTTTGAGAAAGTTTAATTACTGTGCCAGAATTGGTTACtgggttttaattttaaatatatatgtgtgtatgtgtgtatatacccacccacccacatgccTAATATCAGTTATGCTTTATAGCTGTACAAGTTCTTAGTATAGTGCTAAAATGCATTGCAAATTCCTTacttccattcttccattttaATCGCATTTATTTAGCAATTCTAACAGACCGGTTTACCTGTTAGAAGTATCTCATGGTCTCACTTTAAATTGTAGGTTGCATGACAGACAGATGACAGATAAGCAGTTATTGAGGATACAACCAAGGAATCCTGGGAACTCATAACAAATAGTTGTGATGGCTCGGCATCATTGTGTGCTCACATACATAAATggcaataaatttattttttgacAGCAGCTgttctattacaggtagtcctcaacttacgaccatttgtttagtgactgttcaaagttacaatggcattgaaaaaagtttttatgactgtttttcacacttacgattctcactgcatctccatggtcatgtgatcaagattgggacacttgacaactggctcatatttatgatggttgcagtagcCTAGATCATTTGACACctcttgtgatcttctgacaagtaaagtgagtgggaaagccagattcagttaacaaccatgttactaatttgacaactggagtgattcacttaacgactatggcaagaaaggtagtaaatagggcaaaaactcacttagcagtagaaattttgggtacaattgtgcttgtaagttgaggactacatgtatttatCATAACAATCCCTGATGAATTTTGAACGCATGAGCCTCTGTttatatgtgtgcatatgtgaaatattttttttaaaaaaattcagtggAGAAAAAGACTTTAGAAGTTAGAcatagaattgtttttttttctttctaaactaAACATGGATGATTATCTTTGTCTTTAACATTTCTAAACCTCCATTCCCAAAGTTAGTTCTCATGATGTCACTAGTCTAATGCACAACTATATTTAATATACATAAGTTCCATACATTTCAGGTGTTCAAGACAGAAGAGATATACATGGTGATAGTGCTTTTATTTGAAATTCAAGGTACTGTAAGAGCTTTTGCTAGTTTTAGCAAATAGGATTAACTGGTTAATTGCAAGGTCTACTACATtgaaaaaatgcagaaatgtgCACATGAAAAATATAAAGCAGTATGAATAATGAAGAAAGATGATACCTTGAAATTGTGATCCAGGTACTGTAGTGATTTCCTCCTTGCTCTAAAGCCTAGTAGATGGATAGAGAGGAAGGGCAAGTTAATGCTTTAGAGTAAGTATTAACTCTTCTGCTATACTACAGATGGCCACTGAAAACACTGAATTCcaaatgaatttatatttactTTCTTAAAATTTCTTAAAAGTGTTTGATGTTTTTAATCACAAAAACATCAATGCAGAATTAAAATGAAGACAGcagtagcaattgcacttagacttatatactgcttcacagggctttacagccctctctaagtggtttacagagtcagcatattgcccccaacaatctgggtcctcattttacccacctcggaatgatggatggctgagtaaaccttgagccgtgAGACCTGaagtgccaaactgctggcagctgttgatcagcagaactagcctgcaatattgcattctaaccactgcacaactgCGGCTCTGCACCATAATGTGTATGTTCAGTTTGAAAATTACAAAGAATGCACAATATGATAtttgtgtgtgtccatgtgtgcTTAGTATATATTTATATGAAAGTATGACTCAatctacattatatatatatatgtagaacATATATACAGTATTCTAAGATTTATTGCAGAACTCTTGGCCACTTTTATAAGATAATGCACCCAAGTTTTTTTATAGATTTTGTCTATTTTGATGTACCTCTCCTTTTAGTGAAACGTGCATATATAATTTCTCAAAATAACTCCCCCCCCTACAGAAAGTGCATATATGTTAGTTTTTTGACCTACCTGGGTGATGGAGAATTTTGCTTCGTATGGTTATATTTGCATCAAAAACAGAgaatcaaatgtaaatatttgtGGACCTTTCTTGACTGCTTTGTGGCACAGAAAtgaagcaggcaggaaaagtgtTTGTTTAGTCTGCAGATGTGCTCTTGAGGGCTTCTTGATTGATGTGACTAACTGACTGTGACCATTTCCCCCACT
Encoded here:
- the RAG2 gene encoding LOW QUALITY PROTEIN: V(D)J recombination-activating protein 2 (The sequence of the model RefSeq protein was modified relative to this genomic sequence to represent the inferred CDS: inserted 10 bases in 9 codons), producing the protein MTSLPDKMSLQMIPTINNSSLIQPGFSLMNFDGQVFLFGQKGWPKRSCPTGVFLLDFXKDELKLKPAYFSKDSCYLPPLRYPAICPIEESEKCXYLIHGGKTPNNELSDKLYVICPASKNNKKVTFTCTEKELVGRVPEGRYGHTVNVVHSLGKTMIVIXGGRSYLSLGQRTTEKWNSVIDCMPHIFLVDLXFGCCTSYALPEFQNGFSFHLSVVQNDIVYIIGGHSSENNIRPPNFYKIKIDLPLGSPAVSCVILPGGISVSSAIMTQTREKEFVVVGGTILTTMKRMICNTIXLDDNKIEIVETRGTRMDPRYQHCKIWFGSDMGNGSILFGIPGDNRQLIQMQNYFYILKCQVEXDQNLEQMAQVCSQSSTEDAGESTPFEDSEEFTFSFDIDTDTCNEDDNENESESGYWIXCCADCDVDINTWVPFYSTELNKPAMIFCSNGEGHWVHARCMDLSENMLIXLSQEDIKYFCTEHISLARGLKTPKEIPPIEKKPMKLLRRKKPMKMLSPXKKAFIRKLFE